One genomic window of Halovivax cerinus includes the following:
- a CDS encoding HEAT repeat domain-containing protein — protein MSDGDADEGSADEAVPDVEELESTLAAVREAVDALETELEAAETEPDLDEVEATLDDVRADHESIEVPEPPDEPEDEDEEVPEDPYEAVREERDDLGDAIDDVESGIEDQRGPYAEDVVDEYGSARSDLSSTRWTAEGVDQLRPVVATARDETIAALGAADEAIAPVEESAFDVSDVDPSDGAEDEGDSTAASDDPGAVRSVVDDRIEDAVADLAATVEDAEAEIDAADLDPDDDAGTIATLLEIADDLHDGVDDATAWDDLEVREQLRREGFYDVLDHVKDFPPEWHALKVHQQQGNVEQILLALDSLDSDYMEGHCFEALEHLADPAAIDAMVQRANRRDERAIRVLGAIGESTEDVVDTLLDYVDTGDVAMRTTTMRALGQLGAEAAVQPIADQLADENPTVRSRAARSLGLIGDTRTIAPLADVLAGDETDSVRASAAWALRQIGTEDALEAVTPYADDRVYLVQAEAERAR, from the coding sequence ATGAGCGACGGGGACGCCGACGAGGGGTCGGCGGACGAAGCGGTCCCCGACGTCGAGGAACTCGAGTCGACACTCGCGGCCGTTCGCGAGGCCGTCGACGCGCTCGAAACGGAGCTCGAGGCGGCCGAGACGGAACCCGACCTGGACGAGGTCGAGGCCACGCTCGACGACGTCCGGGCGGACCACGAGTCGATCGAGGTACCCGAGCCGCCGGACGAACCGGAGGACGAAGACGAAGAGGTCCCCGAGGACCCGTACGAAGCGGTCCGCGAGGAACGCGACGACCTCGGCGACGCCATAGACGACGTCGAGTCGGGGATCGAGGACCAGCGCGGCCCGTACGCCGAGGACGTCGTCGACGAGTACGGGAGCGCACGGAGCGACCTGTCGTCGACGCGTTGGACCGCGGAGGGCGTCGACCAGCTCCGGCCGGTCGTCGCCACTGCACGCGACGAGACGATAGCGGCGCTCGGTGCGGCCGACGAGGCGATCGCGCCGGTCGAGGAGTCCGCGTTCGACGTCTCGGACGTCGACCCGTCCGACGGGGCCGAAGACGAGGGCGACTCCACCGCCGCGAGCGACGATCCCGGCGCGGTGCGATCGGTCGTCGACGATCGGATCGAAGACGCCGTCGCCGACCTCGCGGCCACGGTCGAGGACGCCGAGGCCGAGATCGACGCCGCCGACCTCGACCCGGACGACGACGCTGGGACCATCGCGACGCTTCTCGAAATCGCCGACGACCTGCACGACGGAGTGGACGACGCGACTGCCTGGGACGACCTCGAGGTCCGCGAGCAGCTCCGTCGAGAGGGATTCTACGACGTTCTCGATCACGTCAAGGACTTCCCGCCGGAGTGGCACGCGCTCAAGGTCCACCAGCAGCAGGGCAACGTCGAGCAAATCTTGCTCGCGCTCGACTCGCTCGATTCGGACTACATGGAGGGCCACTGCTTCGAGGCGCTCGAACACCTGGCCGATCCCGCGGCGATCGACGCCATGGTCCAGCGGGCGAACCGCCGCGACGAACGGGCGATCCGGGTGCTGGGCGCGATCGGCGAATCCACGGAGGACGTCGTCGACACCCTCCTCGACTACGTCGACACCGGCGACGTCGCCATGCGTACCACGACGATGCGCGCCCTCGGACAGCTCGGCGCCGAGGCGGCCGTCCAGCCGATCGCCGACCAGCTGGCCGACGAGAACCCCACCGTTCGCAGTCGGGCGGCTCGCTCGCTGGGACTCATCGGCGATACACGGACCATCGCCCCGCTCGCGGACGTCCTCGCTGGTGACGAGACCGACTCCGTCCGTGCGAGCGCCGCGTGGGCGCTCCGACAGATCGGCACCGAAGACGCCCTCGAGGCGGTGACGCCGTACGCCGATGACCGTGTCTACCTCGTCCAGGCGGAAGCCGAACGCGCCCGGTAA
- a CDS encoding 30S ribosomal protein S15, which translates to MARMHTRRRGSSGSDKPTADDPPEWSDVDEDAIEERVVELAEQGHDPSQIGMKLRDEGVTGTPVPDVSLATGKSITEILDDNDAAPEFPEDLYNLMERAVRLREHIQENPQDHQNKRALQNTESKVRRLVQYYSGDEIAPDFTYSYDVAVEIVED; encoded by the coding sequence ATGGCACGAATGCACACCCGCCGTCGCGGCTCGTCCGGTTCGGACAAGCCGACGGCAGACGACCCGCCGGAGTGGAGTGACGTGGACGAAGACGCGATCGAAGAGCGCGTCGTCGAGCTGGCCGAGCAGGGCCACGACCCCAGCCAGATCGGCATGAAACTGCGCGACGAGGGCGTCACCGGGACGCCGGTCCCGGACGTCTCCCTCGCGACGGGCAAGTCGATCACGGAGATCCTGGACGACAACGACGCGGCACCGGAGTTCCCGGAGGACCTGTACAACCTGATGGAGCGCGCAGTCCGCCTGCGCGAGCACATCCAGGAGAACCCGCAGGACCACCAGAACAAGCGGGCGCTACAGAACACGGAGTCGAAGGTACGCCGACTCGTCCAGTACTATAGCGGCGACGAAATTGCACCCGACTTCACGTACAGCTACGACGTCGCCGTCGAGATCGTAGAAGACTAG
- a CDS encoding DUF7692 domain-containing protein, which translates to MRIRTDGDYAYRKDVIERAADYYGCNKTKAVTQACEDVPELVGAARQVIEREDLTAEQRQEIAETLSTKAVGFDVQTTVETRTE; encoded by the coding sequence ATGCGAATCCGCACCGACGGAGACTACGCGTATCGGAAGGACGTGATCGAACGAGCGGCTGACTACTACGGCTGTAACAAGACGAAAGCCGTCACGCAGGCGTGCGAGGACGTGCCCGAACTCGTCGGGGCGGCTCGCCAGGTGATCGAGCGCGAGGACCTGACCGCCGAGCAGCGCCAGGAGATCGCCGAGACGCTATCGACGAAGGCCGTCGGGTTCGACGTCCAGACGACGGTCGAAACTCGCACTGAATGA
- a CDS encoding DNA-binding protein, which produces MSQVADAPHESHGRWKWDEWGRGPYTALSKVMLGPPFEGEMNLDVEVDGEPWHIYVKYSKSGFAPAESDPIEATRLYEWDIIGRGPGESKSTYNISPRFPDMRHFETGEPVNLPWENQFGEVEGVDVEYKPSNVTPERSLELLPEFFHAIFEEAGEPVYREYFREPPHPEYSREWAHERYVRARREWAERMAQSGVLQKVTHHLADTEGVKMTLDIDNEEVVNHQNRLILPPSAVSELFPGHTYGRKFEIYLLADPNAVSSDHPSYHPKVEVLVNKSFNDGESWAWAERQEVVEEIEETLMNFLAWEDIPLNPDGSGVYVEDDHFAAETREEPVEIYQDPTPGLEAKSDHLLVTTLREMGDTAEEVAGTIATDGGQRVDDLADDLGKHPATIYRAIQELGELVTLDQGHVSYRARKFQEEIRALVESAEYAIESTADRLQQVMHLAEHVADVSPFQKWVAEYGAEIQFDEDGDPEQLRIDGILSWLKSSSYESVQEAARKAIEKWRHSGNDPAVLRGAIMKWQTPEGGTDTGYIGAVADR; this is translated from the coding sequence ATGTCGCAGGTCGCGGACGCCCCGCACGAGAGCCACGGCCGTTGGAAGTGGGACGAGTGGGGCCGCGGGCCATACACGGCGCTGTCGAAGGTGATGCTCGGACCGCCGTTCGAGGGAGAGATGAATCTCGACGTCGAGGTCGACGGCGAGCCCTGGCACATCTACGTCAAGTATTCGAAATCCGGGTTTGCGCCGGCCGAGAGCGACCCGATCGAAGCGACGCGGTTATACGAGTGGGACATAATCGGCCGCGGTCCGGGTGAGTCGAAGTCGACGTACAACATCTCACCCCGATTCCCGGATATGCGTCACTTCGAGACGGGTGAACCGGTCAATCTCCCGTGGGAGAACCAGTTTGGCGAGGTCGAGGGAGTCGACGTCGAGTACAAACCCTCGAACGTGACGCCCGAGCGATCGCTCGAACTGTTACCCGAGTTCTTCCACGCGATCTTCGAGGAGGCCGGCGAACCGGTGTATCGCGAGTACTTCCGAGAACCGCCGCACCCGGAGTACAGCCGCGAGTGGGCGCACGAGCGATACGTACGCGCTCGCCGAGAATGGGCCGAGCGGATGGCGCAGTCGGGTGTTCTGCAGAAGGTCACGCACCACCTGGCCGATACCGAGGGTGTGAAGATGACCCTCGATATCGACAACGAGGAGGTCGTGAACCACCAGAACCGGCTTATTCTCCCGCCGTCGGCGGTGAGCGAACTGTTTCCCGGACACACCTACGGCCGAAAGTTCGAGATCTACCTGCTCGCCGATCCGAACGCGGTGAGTTCGGATCACCCGTCGTACCATCCGAAGGTGGAGGTCCTCGTAAACAAGTCGTTCAACGACGGCGAGTCGTGGGCGTGGGCCGAGCGCCAGGAAGTCGTCGAGGAGATCGAGGAGACGCTGATGAACTTCCTGGCGTGGGAGGACATTCCGTTGAACCCGGACGGGAGCGGCGTGTACGTCGAAGACGACCACTTCGCGGCCGAAACGCGCGAGGAACCGGTCGAGATCTACCAGGACCCGACGCCAGGTCTCGAAGCGAAAAGCGACCACCTGTTGGTGACGACGCTCCGCGAGATGGGCGACACGGCCGAGGAGGTCGCCGGCACGATCGCGACGGACGGCGGCCAGCGCGTCGACGACCTGGCCGACGACCTGGGGAAGCATCCGGCGACGATCTACCGCGCGATCCAGGAACTCGGTGAGCTCGTGACGCTCGATCAGGGCCACGTCTCGTACCGAGCGCGGAAGTTCCAGGAGGAGATTCGTGCGCTCGTCGAGAGCGCCGAGTACGCCATCGAGAGTACGGCCGACCGACTCCAGCAGGTCATGCACCTGGCGGAGCACGTCGCCGACGTCTCGCCGTTCCAGAAGTGGGTGGCCGAGTACGGCGCCGAGATTCAGTTCGACGAAGACGGCGATCCGGAGCAGCTGCGAATCGACGGTATCCTATCGTGGCTGAAATCCAGCTCGTACGAGTCCGTCCAGGAGGCCGCGCGGAAGGCGATCGAGAAGTGGCGCCACTCGGGGAACGATCCAGCTGTTCTCCGTGGCGCTATTATGAAGTGGCAGACCCCTGAAGGCGGGACCGACACCGGCTACATTGGGGCCGTCGCCGACCGCTGA
- a CDS encoding winged helix-turn-helix domain-containing protein, producing the protein MSHSPQGGNQEARSVLGALGSKYSAEILCAAETPKSAQALSDDIEIPIATCYRRIEELVEAGLLECEGRQLSEEGRRTSIYRRTIDEVEIDFSDDRPRFSEKRRTEAKNRLQDQRRE; encoded by the coding sequence ATGTCACACAGTCCGCAGGGGGGGAACCAGGAAGCGCGGTCCGTGCTGGGCGCTCTCGGCAGCAAATACAGCGCGGAGATCCTGTGTGCGGCAGAGACACCGAAGTCCGCACAGGCGCTGAGCGACGACATCGAGATCCCGATCGCGACGTGCTATCGCCGCATCGAGGAACTCGTCGAGGCCGGACTCTTGGAGTGCGAAGGCCGACAGCTGTCAGAGGAGGGGAGACGCACGAGCATCTACCGTCGAACCATCGACGAGGTCGAGATCGACTTCAGCGACGACCGGCCGCGATTCTCTGAGAAACGCCGCACCGAAGCCAAGAATCGACTCCAGGACCAGCGCCGGGAGTGA
- a CDS encoding 30S ribosomal protein S3ae codes for MSERSVSRTKQEKRWYTVLAPEMFDREELGETPADEAEQVYDRTIETTLGDLTNNASENNTKLTFRITDVGSDSAYTEFVEHSLTRDYLRSLVRRGASKVEAYVTVMTTDDYRVQVQPVAFTTKKADASQEMAIREEMVEMVESAAADRTFEELVDSIVQGRLSSAIYGEAKTIYPLRRVEVQKTTLEAHPDEVAEEEATAVDLDESDVEADD; via the coding sequence ATGAGTGAACGATCAGTTTCACGCACGAAGCAAGAGAAGCGGTGGTACACCGTGCTCGCCCCGGAGATGTTCGACCGGGAGGAGCTCGGCGAGACCCCCGCGGACGAAGCCGAACAGGTATACGACCGAACGATCGAGACGACGCTCGGCGACCTCACGAACAACGCCAGCGAGAACAACACGAAGCTCACGTTCCGCATCACTGACGTCGGCAGCGACTCGGCCTACACCGAGTTCGTCGAACACTCCCTCACGCGGGACTACCTGCGTTCGCTGGTCCGCCGCGGTGCCTCGAAGGTAGAGGCGTACGTGACGGTCATGACGACCGACGACTACCGCGTGCAGGTCCAGCCGGTCGCGTTCACGACCAAGAAGGCCGACGCGAGCCAGGAGATGGCGATCCGGGAGGAGATGGTCGAGATGGTCGAGTCGGCCGCGGCCGACCGAACCTTCGAAGAGCTCGTCGACAGCATCGTCCAGGGCCGTCTCTCATCGGCGATCTACGGTGAGGCGAAGACGATCTACCCGCTCCGACGCGTCGAAGTCCAGAAGACGACGCTCGAGGCGCACCCCGACGAGGTGGCCGAAGAGGAGGCGACCGCCGTGGACCTCGACGAGAGCGACGTGGAAGCCGACGACTGA
- a CDS encoding cupredoxin domain-containing protein encodes MRRRAYLAGAGSLGTLTLSGCTALADTADHLFGDEYDVGMDRNAFTPATVETRAGDPIVWKNTSGSVHTVTGYDGSFEGAAEYFASGGYDSESAARETWFDSQGGAIGTGDTFEHTIEVPGRYQYFCVPHELDGNGRARMVGTIVVTE; translated from the coding sequence ATGAGACGCCGAGCGTACCTCGCCGGAGCGGGCTCACTCGGCACCCTCACCCTGTCGGGCTGTACCGCGCTCGCCGACACCGCGGACCACCTGTTCGGGGACGAGTACGACGTGGGGATGGACCGCAACGCGTTCACCCCCGCGACCGTCGAGACGCGCGCCGGCGACCCCATCGTCTGGAAGAACACGAGCGGCTCCGTCCACACCGTCACGGGCTACGACGGCTCGTTCGAGGGCGCGGCCGAGTATTTCGCCTCCGGCGGGTACGACTCCGAGTCCGCAGCGCGCGAGACCTGGTTCGACTCGCAAGGCGGCGCCATCGGAACCGGCGACACCTTCGAACACACGATCGAGGTTCCAGGCCGATACCAGTACTTTTGCGTTCCACACGAGCTGGACGGCAACGGACGCGCCCGCATGGTCGGGACGATCGTCGTGACCGAGTGA
- a CDS encoding DUF7563 family protein, translating to MHRFDPDHRPNRCLKCGSHVTPEFRRGNGDDRDRAHRCYECDSRSRIDRGSAAGRSVSIVDPLDEPGRFGEPIDELPATVQALCRQVATDGGERR from the coding sequence ATGCACCGATTCGACCCCGATCACCGTCCGAATCGGTGCCTCAAATGCGGAAGCCACGTCACCCCGGAATTCCGCCGGGGGAACGGTGACGATCGCGACCGAGCCCACCGGTGCTACGAGTGCGATTCCCGGAGTCGAATCGATCGCGGTAGCGCTGCGGGCCGGTCCGTCTCGATCGTCGATCCGCTCGACGAGCCGGGGCGTTTCGGCGAACCGATCGACGAACTACCCGCGACGGTTCAGGCTCTTTGCCGGCAGGTCGCGACCGACGGAGGTGAGCGCCGGTGA
- a CDS encoding protein sorting system archaetidylserine synthase (This PssA-like phosphatidyltransferase, along with a PssD-like decarboxylase, is required in Haloarchaea for the archaeosortase ArtA to replace the PGF-CTERM sorting signal with a C-terminal lipid anchor.), with protein sequence MRPRFVGRLGVADAVTIGNAALGFLAVVFAFVDVRFAARLVLLAAVLDGLDGVLARRFGGTPAGPHLDSLADVASFAVAPATLSFVVVTDGFDVASTAVSPRLVGIGAVSATFVAMAVARLGLYTAYDTDADYTEGVQTTLAGTILGAAILAGIDDPVVILGLTIAFCYLMVATIRYPDLQARDALLMGIVHVLAVAIPSVAGRSFPVALLTLGLAYLLLGPWLYWQGGRFAARVYGNA encoded by the coding sequence ATGCGACCCCGGTTCGTCGGACGGCTCGGCGTCGCCGACGCCGTCACGATCGGGAACGCGGCGCTCGGGTTCCTCGCCGTCGTGTTCGCGTTCGTCGACGTCCGATTCGCCGCCCGACTGGTGTTGCTGGCTGCGGTCCTCGACGGTCTGGACGGCGTCCTCGCCCGGCGGTTCGGCGGAACGCCCGCTGGCCCGCACCTCGACTCGCTGGCCGACGTCGCCTCGTTCGCCGTCGCGCCGGCGACACTCTCGTTCGTCGTCGTCACGGACGGCTTCGACGTGGCGTCCACCGCCGTCTCCCCACGGCTGGTCGGGATCGGAGCGGTCAGTGCCACGTTCGTCGCGATGGCCGTGGCCAGGCTCGGCCTGTACACGGCGTACGACACCGACGCCGACTACACGGAGGGCGTCCAGACGACGCTCGCGGGGACGATCCTCGGTGCGGCGATCCTCGCCGGTATCGACGACCCGGTGGTCATTCTGGGGCTCACCATCGCCTTCTGTTACCTGATGGTGGCGACGATCCGCTATCCCGACCTGCAGGCCCGCGACGCGTTGTTGATGGGCATCGTCCACGTGCTCGCGGTCGCGATTCCGTCCGTTGCCGGTCGGTCGTTTCCCGTCGCCCTTCTGACGCTCGGCCTCGCGTACCTCCTCCTCGGACCGTGGCTCTACTGGCAGGGCGGACGGTTCGCCGCCCGGGTGTATGGAAACGCTTAG
- a CDS encoding KEOPS complex subunit Pcc1 — protein sequence MTRRATIRTAHADPETVAAALAPDNTDEMDTRVESVVDDGSTNDEGGAADATTAGADERVVVTTIERESTSGLQSTVDDTLVNLAVAEAVATGARSGDAARAQTERSTMNGDAPDDETSADAERTNGDAPDESASTAGSQPTDESTDDRTQTDTTDTP from the coding sequence ATGACGCGACGCGCCACCATCCGGACGGCTCACGCCGACCCGGAGACGGTCGCCGCTGCGCTGGCTCCCGACAACACCGACGAGATGGACACGCGCGTCGAGTCCGTCGTCGACGACGGGTCGACGAACGACGAGGGAGGAGCGGCCGATGCGACGACCGCCGGCGCCGACGAACGCGTCGTCGTCACGACGATCGAGCGCGAGTCGACGAGCGGACTCCAGTCCACCGTGGACGACACGCTCGTCAACCTCGCGGTCGCAGAGGCGGTGGCGACGGGCGCCCGGTCGGGAGACGCGGCCCGCGCGCAGACCGAGCGTTCGACGATGAACGGCGACGCGCCGGACGACGAGACGTCAGCGGATGCCGAGCGGACGAACGGCGACGCGCCGGATGAAAGCGCATCGACGGCCGGTTCGCAGCCAACCGACGAATCGACAGACGACCGAACGCAGACAGACACAACAGATACACCATGA
- a CDS encoding DMT family transporter: MSLSTDGRVTPVTALAVAVLAGSMSAILVRWSAAPSSVAAFYRVLFTTVLVAPIAVHFHREEFGRLSRRDLAFAALAGIALAVHFASWFESLNYTSVAASVTLVQTQPVFVAIGAGFLLGERITRRTVGGIAVAIGGAAIMSFGDAGQAPLADATALGNALAMVGAITLAGYVLAGRSIRQRVSLFPYVTVVYAACSLTLFALVGAQGHEYVAYPPVEWLLFVTMAVVPGILGHTLINWTLEHVESVVVSVAWLGEPIGSTVLALALLAEVPDAVTLTGGAVVLVGIYVTSRGRDAGT; the protein is encoded by the coding sequence GTGTCTCTCTCGACGGACGGACGCGTCACGCCGGTCACCGCCCTCGCGGTCGCCGTCCTGGCCGGGAGTATGAGCGCAATCCTGGTCCGCTGGAGCGCCGCGCCGTCGTCCGTCGCAGCGTTCTACCGGGTGCTCTTCACGACGGTTCTCGTCGCACCGATCGCCGTCCACTTTCACCGTGAGGAGTTCGGTCGTCTCTCGCGTCGTGATCTCGCGTTCGCCGCGCTCGCCGGTATCGCACTCGCCGTCCACTTTGCGTCCTGGTTCGAGAGCCTGAATTACACGAGCGTCGCGGCGAGCGTGACGCTGGTGCAGACCCAGCCGGTCTTCGTCGCGATCGGTGCGGGATTCCTCCTCGGCGAGCGGATCACGCGTCGGACGGTCGGCGGCATCGCCGTCGCGATCGGCGGGGCGGCGATCATGTCGTTCGGTGACGCCGGTCAGGCGCCGCTCGCGGACGCCACCGCCCTCGGAAATGCGCTCGCCATGGTCGGTGCGATCACCCTCGCCGGGTACGTCCTCGCCGGGCGATCGATCCGCCAGCGCGTCTCGTTGTTTCCATACGTCACCGTGGTCTACGCCGCCTGTTCGCTCACGCTGTTCGCACTCGTCGGCGCACAGGGTCACGAGTACGTGGCCTACCCGCCCGTCGAGTGGCTCCTCTTCGTGACGATGGCGGTCGTCCCGGGTATCCTGGGGCACACGTTGATCAACTGGACGCTCGAACACGTCGAATCCGTCGTCGTCAGCGTCGCCTGGCTCGGTGAACCGATCGGATCGACGGTGCTCGCACTCGCCTTGCTCGCCGAGGTGCCAGACGCGGTCACGCTCACCGGTGGTGCGGTCGTCCTCGTGGGAATCTACGTCACGTCACGTGGACGTGACGCGGGTACGTAA